Proteins found in one Methylobacter sp. S3L5C genomic segment:
- a CDS encoding DNA polymerase III subunit chi, which yields MAEVSFYILPSQSIQERDEFACKLIEKAYRNGCFCYVLTDNTEQSQKIDDLLWTFRAGSFIPHQIYTGELPFIAKDGVYAESSQVASSAIEKVILIGSLDVPEHWQNTVINLSSHCPEHFDKIERIFEILDNSETAKELGRNRYRHYQQSGLTITTHKIGH from the coding sequence ATGGCTGAAGTCAGCTTTTATATCCTGCCGTCACAATCGATACAGGAACGCGATGAGTTTGCCTGCAAACTCATCGAGAAGGCCTATCGTAACGGTTGTTTTTGTTATGTACTCACTGATAATACAGAACAAAGCCAAAAAATAGACGACCTGCTCTGGACTTTCAGGGCAGGCAGTTTTATTCCACACCAGATTTACACGGGCGAATTGCCATTTATCGCCAAGGATGGTGTGTATGCCGAAAGCTCGCAGGTAGCGAGCTCGGCCATTGAAAAAGTCATTTTGATTGGCTCACTTGATGTGCCTGAGCATTGGCAAAACACCGTTATTAACCTGTCTTCGCATTGCCCCGAACACTTCGACAAAATCGAACGCATTTTTGAGATACTGGATAATAGCGAAACCGCCAAAGAACTGGGTAGAAATCGCTACCGACACTATCAGCAGTCAGGTTTAACCATAACTACCCATAAGATTGGGCATTAA
- a CDS encoding valine--tRNA ligase: protein MEKIYAPHSIEQRWYQTWEEKGYFAAKSEGESYCIMIPPPNVTGSLHMGHAFQDTIMDALTRYHRMKGYSTLWQPGTDHAGIATQMVVERLCNTEGQTRHDLGREKFLEKVWQWKEESGGTITRQLRRMGSSLDWDRERFTMDDGMSDAVQAVFIQLYEEGLIYRGKRLVNWDPVLHTAVSDLEVLSEEENGFMWHLRYPLSNGQGHLVVATTRPETMLGDAAVAIHPNDDRYKHLLGEFVELPLTGRRIPIIADDYVDPEFGTGCVKITPAHDFNDYEVWTRHRHTSAIQDLPHGGLINILTVNAAIRSNAEDENELIPQKYCGLDRFEARKVMVADLEALDLLEKIADHKLMVPRGDRTNSVIEPLLTDQWYVKVAPLAEPAIAAVENGDIKFVPDNWKNTYFDWMRNIQDWCISRQIWWGHRIPAWYDELGNIYVGNSEQDIRDKHNLSADYALRQDEDVLDTWFSSALWPFSTLGWPENTEELAKHYPTSVLVTGFDIIFFWVARMIMMGLKFQGAVPFKEVYIHGLVRDAEGQKMSKSKGNVLDPIDIIDGIELETLVAKRISGMMQPHLAKKIEQDTRKHFPDGIQSYGTDALRFTFASLASTGRDIRFDLARTEGYRNFCNKLWNAARFVLMNTEEQDNGLSDAPCTYTQVDRWIISRLDQVTATTSNAIDNYRFDLAAQAIYEFTWNEYCDWYLELAKISLQSDDAALQRGTRKTLLTVLESILRLAHPIMPFITEEIWQRVAPLAGIIASDGVYAASHSGTGAANAESIMLQPYPIADGARIDNNAVAEINWVMNFILGVRRIRGEMNIAPGKPLPVLLQDGSVTDQDYLTNSSAYLKRLGRLESITWLNSDDATPESAIALVGELKILIPMAGLIDKEAELARLEKEIQKIKNDLPRIEGKLSNPTFIDKAPPEVIDKEKTKLADLLSNLNNLEQQQTKIQLL from the coding sequence ATGGAAAAAATATACGCTCCGCATTCAATTGAACAACGCTGGTATCAAACTTGGGAAGAAAAAGGCTACTTTGCCGCCAAATCGGAAGGTGAATCTTATTGCATCATGATCCCACCGCCTAATGTCACCGGCAGCTTACATATGGGTCATGCCTTTCAGGATACCATTATGGATGCCCTAACCCGCTATCACCGTATGAAAGGCTATAGCACCTTATGGCAACCGGGCACTGACCATGCGGGTATTGCTACGCAAATGGTGGTCGAACGGCTATGTAATACCGAAGGCCAAACCCGCCATGATTTGGGGCGCGAAAAATTTCTTGAAAAAGTCTGGCAATGGAAAGAAGAATCCGGCGGTACGATTACCCGTCAACTGCGGCGTATGGGCTCTTCCCTGGATTGGGACAGGGAACGTTTTACGATGGATGACGGTATGTCTGATGCCGTGCAAGCCGTATTTATACAACTTTATGAAGAAGGCCTGATTTATCGCGGCAAGCGTCTGGTCAACTGGGATCCTGTTTTGCATACCGCGGTATCTGATCTGGAAGTGCTTTCTGAAGAAGAAAACGGTTTTATGTGGCACCTGCGTTATCCTTTGTCTAATGGCCAAGGCCATTTGGTAGTTGCGACCACGCGCCCTGAAACCATGCTTGGTGATGCAGCAGTAGCGATACATCCCAATGATGACCGTTACAAACATTTACTGGGCGAATTTGTGGAACTGCCATTAACCGGTCGTCGCATTCCCATTATTGCCGATGACTATGTTGATCCTGAATTTGGTACAGGCTGTGTCAAAATTACGCCTGCCCATGACTTTAACGATTACGAAGTGTGGACACGTCATCGCCATACCTCAGCCATTCAGGATTTACCCCATGGCGGCCTGATTAATATTTTAACGGTTAATGCTGCAATACGCAGTAATGCCGAGGATGAAAATGAGCTGATCCCGCAAAAATATTGCGGCCTTGATCGTTTTGAAGCCCGTAAAGTCATGGTTGCTGATCTGGAAGCACTCGATTTGCTGGAAAAAATTGCTGACCATAAATTAATGGTGCCGCGCGGCGACCGTACCAACAGTGTTATCGAACCCTTATTAACGGATCAGTGGTACGTTAAGGTCGCGCCGTTGGCAGAACCTGCGATTGCTGCGGTTGAAAACGGCGATATCAAGTTTGTGCCGGACAACTGGAAAAATACCTATTTCGACTGGATGCGCAATATTCAGGACTGGTGTATTTCCCGGCAAATATGGTGGGGTCATCGTATCCCGGCCTGGTATGACGAACTGGGTAATATTTACGTTGGCAACTCTGAGCAGGACATTCGCGACAAACACAATCTATCAGCGGACTATGCACTCAGACAGGATGAAGATGTTCTGGATACCTGGTTTTCTTCCGCATTATGGCCTTTTTCTACCTTGGGCTGGCCGGAAAATACTGAGGAACTGGCCAAGCATTACCCAACCAGTGTTCTGGTAACGGGTTTTGACATTATTTTCTTCTGGGTAGCCAGGATGATTATGATGGGCCTGAAATTCCAGGGTGCGGTGCCGTTTAAAGAGGTTTATATCCATGGCTTGGTGCGTGATGCCGAAGGCCAAAAAATGTCCAAATCCAAAGGTAACGTACTCGACCCGATTGATATCATCGACGGTATAGAACTGGAAACTTTGGTAGCAAAACGCATTTCAGGCATGATGCAACCGCATTTAGCCAAAAAAATCGAACAAGATACACGTAAACATTTTCCGGATGGCATCCAATCTTACGGTACCGATGCCTTGCGCTTCACTTTTGCTTCTTTGGCATCTACGGGACGGGATATTCGTTTTGATCTTGCCAGAACCGAAGGTTATCGCAATTTTTGCAATAAACTCTGGAATGCTGCACGTTTCGTATTGATGAACACCGAAGAACAGGATAACGGTTTATCTGATGCACCGTGCACCTACACACAAGTTGATCGCTGGATTATTTCCAGACTGGATCAAGTAACAGCGACTACCAGCAACGCGATTGATAATTATCGTTTTGACCTGGCGGCACAAGCGATTTATGAATTTACCTGGAATGAATATTGCGACTGGTATCTGGAACTGGCAAAAATATCGCTGCAATCCGATGATGCAGCTCTTCAACGCGGTACCCGCAAAACGCTGTTGACCGTTTTAGAGTCTATCTTACGCTTGGCACATCCCATCATGCCATTTATCACTGAAGAAATCTGGCAACGTGTAGCACCGTTAGCAGGGATTATCGCCAGTGATGGTGTGTATGCCGCAAGCCACTCGGGAACTGGCGCAGCGAACGCTGAATCCATCATGCTGCAACCTTATCCAATCGCTGATGGAGCACGGATTGATAACAATGCGGTCGCTGAAATCAATTGGGTTATGAACTTTATTTTAGGTGTGCGCCGTATTCGTGGTGAAATGAACATTGCCCCTGGTAAGCCTTTACCGGTATTACTACAAGATGGCTCAGTGACTGACCAGGATTACTTAACGAATAGCTCGGCTTATTTAAAAAGACTGGGCCGCTTGGAGTCTATTACCTGGCTAAATAGCGATGACGCAACGCCTGAATCGGCGATTGCCTTGGTTGGTGAATTGAAAATTCTGATCCCTATGGCAGGCCTTATAGATAAAGAGGCTGAACTGGCACGATTGGAAAAAGAAATACAAAAGATTAAAAATGATCTGCCGAGAATTGAAGGCAAGTTAAGCAACCCCACCTTTATTGATAAAGCGCCACCTGAAGTTATTGACAAAGAAAAAACCAAGCTGGCGGATTTACTGTCAAATCTAAACAACCTTGAACAACAACAAACCAAGATTCAGTTGCTATAA
- the rimK gene encoding 30S ribosomal protein S6--L-glutamate ligase, with protein MKIAILSRNAKLYSTARLVEAAQARGHEVRVLDVLRCYMNITSHNPSIHYRGEDLTGFDAVIPRIGASVTFYGTAVLRQFEMMNVFPLNESVAISRSRDKLRSVQLLARKGIGLPVTGFANNPDDIEDLISQVGGAPLVIKLLQGTQGIGVVLAETHNAAESVIQAFMGLNANIMVQEFIKEAGGSDIRCFVVGDKVVAAMKRQALDGEFRSNLHRGGSAALIRLTPEERSTAVRAAKIMGLNVCGVDLLRSNHGPVIMEVNSSPGLKGIEAASEKDIAELIIQFIEKRFETMETTKDKSPTRTRTRGKG; from the coding sequence ATGAAAATTGCTATTTTATCCCGTAACGCTAAACTCTATTCAACCGCTCGATTGGTTGAAGCAGCGCAAGCACGCGGACATGAGGTACGGGTTTTGGATGTTTTGCGTTGCTATATGAATATTACCTCGCATAATCCATCCATCCATTATCGGGGAGAAGATTTAACCGGATTTGATGCTGTTATTCCAAGAATTGGTGCTTCAGTGACATTTTACGGTACTGCAGTACTCAGGCAATTTGAAATGATGAATGTTTTTCCTCTAAATGAGTCGGTAGCCATCTCACGTTCAAGAGATAAATTACGCTCGGTTCAGTTACTCGCCAGAAAAGGTATCGGTCTGCCAGTAACCGGTTTTGCCAATAACCCGGATGATATTGAAGATTTAATTTCTCAAGTCGGTGGCGCCCCATTAGTGATTAAACTGTTGCAAGGTACTCAAGGTATTGGCGTGGTATTGGCAGAAACCCATAATGCCGCTGAAAGTGTTATTCAAGCTTTTATGGGCCTGAATGCCAATATTATGGTTCAGGAGTTTATTAAAGAAGCGGGTGGCAGTGATATACGCTGTTTTGTGGTTGGCGATAAAGTCGTCGCAGCCATGAAGAGGCAAGCTTTGGATGGTGAGTTTCGTTCAAATTTGCATCGTGGTGGCTCGGCAGCCCTGATACGTTTGACACCTGAAGAGCGCTCAACCGCAGTGCGTGCAGCAAAAATAATGGGATTGAATGTCTGTGGTGTTGATTTGCTGCGTTCAAATCATGGTCCGGTTATTATGGAAGTTAACTCATCACCCGGTTTAAAAGGTATTGAAGCGGCCAGTGAAAAAGATATTGCCGAATTGATTATACAGTTTATTGAAAAACGTTTTGAAACCATGGAAACGACAAAGGATAAATCACCGACCCGGACCCGGACTCGAGGTAAAGGCTAA
- a CDS encoding ExeM/NucH family extracellular endonuclease has product MQRETTTMIAKSLSRYPLLVAVGAIGFIGNAQAVTPVFINEIHYDNAGTDSGEAIEISGPAGTNLSGWSLVLYNGNGGAVYNTKALSGLITDQSGNGFGTLSFNYPTDGIQNGSPDAIALVNGTTVVQFLSYEGTFVAVGGAAAGMSGVNIGVNETSAPVGQSLQLKGNGTNYEDFVWNSASASSFAAVNTGQSFNGGNGGGTTPPPVSQCGQGATLISAIQGSGSASPLIGSIAHVEAVVSGDFQDSAKLNGFFVQQTDNEGDGNAATSEGLFITSNSPVNVGDRVHVVGTVTETFSMTRLETVSSVNVCSTGNTLPTAVSVTLPFENLSNNPEWREGMLINLPQVLTVTENYTLARYGELLLSTGGRLMTPTQIAAPGQTAIDVAAQNLLKQILVDDGSSTQNPDPVIYPEPTGLSAANTLRSGNTVMSATGILAYDYSVYRLLPTQPLTFVADNNRTTTPGLLTPGSLSISAFNVLNYFNGNGLGGGFPTARGATTTIEFTRQRNKIIPAIHALNADIIGLMEIENDGYGSNSAIADLVNGLNQLAGAGSYAFINPGVSKIGTDEISVGIIYKPAKASVVGSVAILDSSVNQLFVDTKNRPALAQTFLDKASNKMLTIAVNHLKSKGSACLDLNDPDTGDGQGNCNLTRTDAAEALAAWLSADPTHSGSDNALIVGDLNAYAKEDPITALRNAGYQNLVEKFIGNNSAYSYVFDGASGYLDHALANAALTSQVKGITEWHINADEPIALDYNTEFKSGAQISSFYAANAYRSSDHDPLLIKLFVPGDLDNDGDVDANDASLVRAQAGKCPGQFGFNQEANYDKIGCISAADYRIWYGYYNNYNSSLKAVK; this is encoded by the coding sequence ATGCAAAGAGAAACTACGACAATGATCGCAAAAAGTTTAAGTCGCTATCCACTACTGGTAGCTGTGGGGGCCATCGGCTTTATCGGCAATGCTCAGGCAGTTACCCCGGTTTTTATCAACGAAATTCACTATGATAATGCCGGTACTGACAGCGGCGAAGCTATCGAAATTTCCGGCCCGGCAGGTACCAATCTTAGCGGATGGTCGCTCGTACTTTATAATGGCAACGGCGGCGCCGTATACAATACAAAAGCCCTCAGTGGTTTGATTACTGATCAATCTGGTAATGGCTTTGGTACGCTGAGCTTTAATTATCCAACTGACGGCATACAAAACGGCTCACCAGATGCTATCGCCCTGGTAAATGGCACTACGGTAGTGCAGTTTTTAAGTTATGAAGGTACCTTTGTTGCCGTTGGTGGCGCTGCGGCTGGTATGAGCGGAGTCAACATTGGAGTGAATGAAACCTCTGCACCAGTCGGTCAATCGTTGCAATTAAAAGGCAACGGCACCAACTATGAAGATTTTGTCTGGAATTCGGCTTCTGCCAGTTCATTTGCCGCTGTCAATACTGGTCAAAGCTTTAATGGCGGGAATGGCGGAGGCACTACTCCTCCTCCAGTTTCTCAATGTGGTCAGGGTGCGACTTTAATTAGTGCCATCCAAGGCAGTGGTAGTGCAAGTCCATTAATTGGCTCCATTGCGCATGTTGAAGCGGTAGTCAGCGGCGATTTTCAGGACAGTGCCAAGTTGAACGGCTTTTTTGTACAACAAACTGATAATGAAGGCGATGGAAATGCTGCGACATCTGAAGGCTTGTTCATCACTTCCAACAGCCCGGTTAATGTCGGTGACAGAGTGCATGTCGTAGGTACCGTTACCGAAACCTTCAGTATGACTCGTCTGGAAACTGTCAGCTCAGTCAATGTCTGCTCAACCGGCAATACTTTGCCAACGGCAGTCAGTGTCACTCTACCGTTTGAAAACCTCAGCAATAATCCGGAATGGCGGGAAGGTATGCTGATCAATTTACCACAAGTATTAACGGTTACCGAAAATTACACCTTGGCGCGCTATGGCGAATTATTGTTGTCGACCGGCGGCCGTTTAATGACGCCAACCCAAATTGCCGCTCCCGGTCAGACAGCTATTGATGTTGCTGCGCAAAACCTGCTTAAGCAGATACTGGTTGACGACGGTTCCAGCACTCAAAATCCGGATCCGGTAATTTATCCTGAGCCGACTGGCTTAAGCGCAGCCAATACTTTGCGTAGCGGCAATACGGTAATGAGTGCTACCGGCATTCTGGCCTATGATTACAGCGTTTATCGTCTGTTGCCTACACAGCCACTGACCTTCGTGGCGGATAATAATCGCACGACAACACCGGGCTTATTAACACCGGGTTCTTTAAGTATCTCTGCTTTCAATGTACTTAACTACTTCAATGGCAATGGTCTTGGTGGCGGGTTTCCGACAGCACGTGGCGCCACTACAACTATTGAATTTACTCGGCAGCGCAATAAAATCATTCCAGCTATCCATGCCCTCAATGCTGACATCATCGGTTTGATGGAAATCGAAAATGATGGTTATGGTAGCAATAGCGCCATTGCTGATTTGGTTAACGGTCTTAACCAGTTGGCCGGAGCCGGAAGTTATGCTTTTATTAACCCTGGTGTTAGTAAAATCGGTACTGACGAAATTAGCGTCGGTATCATCTACAAGCCCGCTAAAGCCAGTGTAGTCGGCTCTGTGGCGATTCTGGATTCTTCTGTTAATCAGTTATTTGTCGATACCAAAAATCGTCCCGCTTTGGCACAGACCTTTTTGGACAAAGCATCCAATAAAATGCTGACTATAGCGGTTAATCACCTTAAATCCAAAGGCTCAGCTTGTCTTGATCTTAACGATCCTGATACCGGCGATGGTCAAGGTAATTGCAATCTCACTCGTACAGATGCAGCTGAAGCACTAGCAGCTTGGCTATCGGCTGATCCTACTCATAGTGGCTCTGATAACGCCTTGATTGTCGGCGATCTGAATGCTTATGCCAAGGAAGATCCGATCACTGCATTGCGTAATGCCGGCTATCAAAATCTGGTAGAAAAATTTATCGGTAACAATAGCGCCTACAGCTATGTATTTGACGGTGCCTCCGGTTACCTTGATCATGCGTTGGCCAATGCGGCATTAACGTCGCAAGTTAAAGGCATCACTGAATGGCACATTAATGCCGATGAACCGATTGCGCTAGATTACAACACCGAGTTTAAAAGCGGTGCGCAAATCAGCAGCTTTTATGCGGCAAATGCTTATCGGTCATCTGATCACGATCCTTTGTTGATCAAGCTGTTTGTACCCGGCGATCTTGATAACGATGGTGATGTCGATGCAAACGACGCCAGCTTGGTAAGAGCGCAGGCTGGTAAATGTCCCGGTCAGTTTGGATTTAACCAGGAAGCCAACTATGACAAAATCGGCTGCATATCCGCTGCCGATTATCGAATCTGGTATGGCTATTACAACAATTATAACAGCAGTTTAAAGGCTGTTAAATAA